The nucleotide sequence GAGCGACACCGAAACAATCGGCTGGTTGAAATCCTGTTCATCCTTGTCCTGATGCAATGAAAGTTTCGCACCCGGTTCATACCGGTTGATGAGGCAGGCATCCGGCACGAAATCGGGATAACCGGCTTCTCCGGCGGCAGTCCGGGCAAGCGTGCGAAACGCTTCCGGCATGGCAGGCCAGGGCAGGCCGGTTTCCGGATCGTCAGTGCTGTAACGGTAGCCGCTCCGGGTCCGTAACCCAGCCGAAATTCCCGCAATTCGTCATCGCAACCGACATGCGATAACCGCCGGGCGTTGTCATATGCCGGAAGGGCGCGGCAGCGGAAACATCCGCCACCGCTTTCAGAACGGCATCCTCGCGGGAAAGCGCAAAGCCGCGCAGAAGCACGGCTCCGGGCGCAAGAACTTCACGCGGTTCGATCTGGTCGAAAAGGTCTCTCATGGGAACTTTCTAGCACAAGAACAGACGACAGCCTCCCGAAACCTGCTTTCAAACTGAAACAACTGCCGGAGCCGTGGAAACGGGGCCGAATCAGAGCGCATGACCGCACTTTCCGGTGCGTTCGCCCCCTGCCGGACCGCAGCTTTTCGCCGGTCAGAAGCCTTCAGGAGAGACTGGCCAAGTCTAAAATCCAATTTTGCTTATATATGTATAGACAACATATAAAAAAGATGGTCCTATGTCGGTGAGACCACAAAAAATTGCTAAACATTAGTGCCGGAACGAGTAGAAGTTCGGCAACAATATTGTTTTGCCAAAGGTCCGCAGGGGAACATGATGCAGGTTTTATCGCTTTTCGACCTCAGCGGGCGTAAAGCGCTGGTTACCGGTGCGAGCCGGGGACTGGGACAGGCCATTGCCGAAGCGCTTGCCTCGGCTGGTGCCGATGTCGCTATTACAGCGCGCAAGTCCGGCGATCTTTCCGAAACGGCATCCCGTATCGCCGCTCATGGGCGCGCCTCGGCAAGTCTTTCGCTCGATGTGCGTGATGTCGCCGGCTGCGCCTCCGCCGTCGCACAGGCAGCGGAAACGCTCGGCGGCCTCGATATCCTCGTCAACAATGCAGGTTATGAAGAAATCCGCCCTTCGCTCGATGTGGATGAGGCGCTCTGGGAGCGTATCGTTTCGACCAATCTCAAGGGCGCGTTCTTCTGCGCGCAGGCCGCTGCCCGCCAGATGACGGAGAACGGCAAGGGCGGTTCGATCATCAATCTCTGCTCGCTGACCTCCTATGTCGGCGTGCCAACCGCCGTGCCTTACGGCGCCTCCAAATCGGGCCTTATGGGCATGACCCACGCGCTTGCGGCTGAATGGGCGCCTTCCGGCATTCGCGTCAACGGGATTGCGCCGGGTTATTTCCGTACCGCCATGACCGATGTGTTTTACGAGAATGACGACTGGCAGAAGGCGATGCTGGCCAAAATTCCGCAGGGGCGTTTCGGCGCGATGGAAGATGTCGCGGGCGCAGTGGTGTTTCTGGCAAGCGCCGCATCGTCCTATGTCACGGGGCAGGTGATACCGATTGACGGAGGCTACCTCGCTTCGATCTGATTTTCCTGAAGTGGAATATCAGCAAGTCGCGAAACACGTCTGAAATAACATCATAAAGCATCTTCCGGTGCTTTGACTGAAATGGGAAACTGCGATGAATACAACCGACACCGGACCTGGCCGTAAAGTTTCAAACGGACCGGCTGCCGTATCGGTCAACAATGTCAGCATGATCTATAACGGCTTCCACGCCGTGCGTGCGGCATCTTTCGATCTCGCCAAGGGCCGCTTTCTGACCATTCTGGGGCCGTCCGGTTCCGGCAAGACCACGCTCCTGCGGCTCATTGCCGGTTTCCAGAAACCGAGCATCGGCGAAATCTTCATCAATGGTGAAGCCGTCAGCGCCGTGCCGCCGCACAAGCGCTCCATCGGCATGGTTTTCCAGAAGCTCGCGCTTTTTCCGCATATGACGGCGGCTGAAAACGTCGCCTTTCCGCTGAAAATGCGCCGTTTCGATGCGCGCTCCATCCCCGAGCGGGTGGAACGCTATCTCGACCTCGTTCGCCTCAACGGCCTCGGCGGGCGGCGTGTGCATGAACTTTCCGGCGGCCAGCAGCAGCGCGTTGCCATCGCACGCGCCCTCGTTTTCGAGCCGGACCTGCTTCTGCTCGACGAACCTCTGGCGGCTCTCGACCGCAAGCTGCGCGAGGAAATGCAGCTTGAATTCCGCCGTATCCAGCGGGAACTCGGCGTCACGACGATCAACGTCACCCACGACCAGCGCGAGGCGCTCGTCGTATCCGACGAGATTATCGTCATGGATGGCGGCGAAATCCAGCAGATGGCTGAGCCGTCCGAAACCTATCGCAACCCATCCAATGCCTTTGTGGCGAACTTCATCGGCGTCACCAATTTCATTTCCGGCAAGGCATCTTCAATCGACGGCAATCTGGTGCGGGTCGATGCGGGAACGGCTCTGGCAGGCACGGCAGGCGAGGGGCGTGGAGGTGTTGCCCACGGCGCGAATGTCTCCTGCGCAATCCGCGCCGAACAAATCCGCATTGGCGGCAGCGCCACAGCGCATGGAGCACTCGATACCGTGCTCGAAGGCATCGTAACCGATGCGATCTTTGAAGGCGAACGCATCGTCTATGAATTGCGAGTTCCTGCCCTGGGAAACGTGTTGATGCGCGTCTTCGACCACGATCCCATCGGCCACAGCCAGTTTGCAGAAGGTGAAACCGTGCATCTTGGCTGGAACGCCCGCGATCTCATCGTCTTTGCCGCATGACTGAAACATTACGGGGAAACTCCACAGGAGAAACAAAATGAACAATCTGAAGAAGCCTTTTCTGACCCTCGACCGCCGCCGCTTCCTGCAAAGCGCGGGCGCTCTTGCCGCCGCAGCCGGCACGACGTCGCTCGGCCTTTCGCGCGCCTTTGCCGAAGAACCGGCAAAGCCGAAGGAACTGATCGTGCGCGCCTGGGGCGGGAGCTGGGTGGATGCGCTGAAAGCTGGCGTGTCCGATCCGTTTACCGCCAAGACCGGCATTTCCATCCGCCACGACCTGACCGAAGACAACGAAATCCAGCCGAAGCTCTGGGCTGCGGTCGCG is from Brucella intermedia LMG 3301 and encodes:
- a CDS encoding ABC transporter ATP-binding protein, with translation MNTTDTGPGRKVSNGPAAVSVNNVSMIYNGFHAVRAASFDLAKGRFLTILGPSGSGKTTLLRLIAGFQKPSIGEIFINGEAVSAVPPHKRSIGMVFQKLALFPHMTAAENVAFPLKMRRFDARSIPERVERYLDLVRLNGLGGRRVHELSGGQQQRVAIARALVFEPDLLLLDEPLAALDRKLREEMQLEFRRIQRELGVTTINVTHDQREALVVSDEIIVMDGGEIQQMAEPSETYRNPSNAFVANFIGVTNFISGKASSIDGNLVRVDAGTALAGTAGEGRGGVAHGANVSCAIRAEQIRIGGSATAHGALDTVLEGIVTDAIFEGERIVYELRVPALGNVLMRVFDHDPIGHSQFAEGETVHLGWNARDLIVFAA
- a CDS encoding SDR family NAD(P)-dependent oxidoreductase, with the protein product MQVLSLFDLSGRKALVTGASRGLGQAIAEALASAGADVAITARKSGDLSETASRIAAHGRASASLSLDVRDVAGCASAVAQAAETLGGLDILVNNAGYEEIRPSLDVDEALWERIVSTNLKGAFFCAQAAARQMTENGKGGSIINLCSLTSYVGVPTAVPYGASKSGLMGMTHALAAEWAPSGIRVNGIAPGYFRTAMTDVFYENDDWQKAMLAKIPQGRFGAMEDVAGAVVFLASAASSYVTGQVIPIDGGYLASI